From Vibrio splendidus, a single genomic window includes:
- the ptsI gene encoding phosphoenolpyruvate-protein phosphotransferase PtsI, which yields MISGILASPGIAFGKALLLQEDEIVLNTQSISDDQVETEVQRFFDARNKSSQQLEVVKQKALETFGEEKEAIFEGHIMLLEDEELEEEILALIKKDKMHADNAIYTVIEEQAVALESLDDEYLKERATDIRDIGTRFVKNALGINIVSLADINEQVILVAYDLTPSETAQINLDYVLGFACDIGGRTSHTSIMARSLELPAIVGTNDITKQVKNGDMLVLDAMNNKIIINPSDAELAEAKKIKSDFEAEAAELAKLKDLPAITLDNHQVEVCGNIGTVKDCDGILRNGGEGVGLYRTEFLFMDRTALPTEEEQYVAYKEVAEAMHGESVIIRTMDIGGDKDLPYMDLPQEMNPFLGWRAVRISLDRREILRDQLRGILRASAHGKLRIMFPMIISIEEIRELKKAIEEYKVELRAEGHAFDEDIEIGVMVETPAAAAIAHHLAKEVAFFSIGTNDLTQYTLAVDRGNEMISHLYNPLSPAVLLVIKQVIDASHKEGKWTGMCGELAGDERATLLLLGMGLDEFSMSGISIPKVKKVIRNSNFAEVKAMADEALSLPTAAEIEACVEKFIAEKTQ from the coding sequence ATGATTTCAGGCATCCTAGCATCTCCTGGTATTGCTTTCGGTAAAGCACTACTACTTCAAGAAGATGAAATTGTCCTAAACACTCAATCTATCTCAGACGATCAAGTTGAAACAGAAGTTCAGCGTTTTTTTGACGCTCGTAACAAATCTTCTCAACAACTTGAAGTTGTAAAGCAAAAAGCACTTGAAACTTTTGGCGAAGAAAAAGAAGCAATCTTTGAAGGCCATATCATGCTGCTTGAAGATGAAGAGCTAGAAGAAGAGATTTTAGCACTCATCAAGAAAGACAAAATGCACGCAGACAACGCGATCTACACAGTGATCGAAGAGCAAGCTGTTGCACTTGAGTCACTTGATGATGAGTACCTAAAAGAACGTGCGACTGATATCCGTGATATCGGCACTCGCTTCGTTAAAAATGCACTAGGCATTAACATTGTGTCTCTAGCAGATATCAATGAACAAGTTATCCTAGTTGCTTACGACCTAACGCCATCTGAAACTGCACAAATCAACCTAGACTACGTTCTTGGTTTCGCTTGTGACATCGGCGGTCGTACATCTCATACTTCAATCATGGCACGTTCACTTGAGCTTCCAGCTATCGTTGGTACTAACGATATCACTAAGCAAGTTAAGAACGGCGACATGCTTGTGCTAGACGCGATGAACAACAAGATCATCATCAACCCTTCTGACGCTGAATTAGCAGAAGCTAAGAAAATCAAATCTGATTTTGAAGCAGAAGCGGCTGAACTAGCAAAACTTAAAGACCTACCAGCTATCACGCTTGATAACCATCAAGTAGAAGTTTGCGGCAACATCGGTACAGTTAAAGACTGTGACGGTATCCTGCGCAACGGTGGCGAAGGTGTTGGTCTGTACCGTACTGAATTCCTATTCATGGACCGTACAGCACTTCCTACTGAAGAAGAGCAATACGTTGCTTACAAAGAAGTAGCTGAAGCAATGCACGGTGAGTCAGTGATTATCCGTACAATGGATATCGGTGGCGATAAAGATCTTCCATACATGGATCTTCCACAAGAAATGAACCCGTTCCTAGGCTGGCGTGCAGTACGTATCAGCTTGGATCGCCGTGAAATCTTACGTGACCAACTACGCGGCATTCTTCGTGCATCTGCACACGGTAAGCTACGTATCATGTTCCCAATGATCATTTCTATTGAAGAGATCCGTGAACTGAAAAAAGCAATCGAAGAGTACAAAGTTGAACTTCGCGCTGAAGGTCATGCTTTCGATGAAGACATCGAAATTGGCGTAATGGTTGAGACTCCAGCAGCTGCTGCAATCGCACACCACCTTGCTAAAGAAGTGGCTTTCTTCTCTATCGGTACTAACGATCTAACGCAATACACTCTTGCAGTTGACCGTGGTAACGAGATGATTTCTCACCTTTACAACCCACTATCTCCAGCGGTTCTTCTTGTAATCAAGCAAGTAATCGATGCTTCTCATAAAGAAGGCAAGTGGACAGGTATGTGTGGCGAGCTAGCAGGCGATGAGCGTGCAACTCTACTTCTTCTTGGTATGGGTCTAGATGAGTTCTCTATGAGCGGTATCTCTATCCCTAAAGTTAAGAAAGTAATCCGTAACTCTAACTTCGCAGAAGTTAAAGCTATGGCTGACGAAGCGCTATCTCTACCTACAGCTGCAGAAATTGAAGCTTGCGTAGAAAAATTCATCGCTGAGAAAACTCAGTAA
- the crr gene encoding PTS glucose transporter subunit IIA, whose amino-acid sequence MGLFDKLKKLVSDDSADAGAIEIIAPLSGEIVNIEDVPDVVFAEKIVGDGIAIKPAGDKMVAPVNGTIGKIFETNHAFSIESDDGVELFVHFGIDTVELKGEGFTRVAEEGQSVKAGDTIITFDLALLEEKAKSTLTPVVISNMDEIKELNKLSGSVTVGETPVLKVTK is encoded by the coding sequence ATGGGTCTGTTTGACAAACTGAAAAAGCTTGTATCTGATGACAGCGCTGATGCTGGTGCAATCGAAATCATCGCACCTCTTTCTGGTGAAATCGTAAACATCGAAGACGTGCCAGATGTAGTTTTCGCTGAAAAAATCGTTGGTGACGGCATCGCTATCAAACCAGCTGGCGATAAAATGGTAGCTCCAGTTAACGGTACTATCGGTAAGATCTTCGAAACTAACCACGCATTCTCTATTGAGTCTGACGACGGTGTTGAGCTTTTCGTTCACTTCGGTATCGATACTGTTGAACTTAAAGGCGAAGGCTTCACTCGTGTAGCTGAAGAAGGTCAATCTGTTAAAGCTGGTGACACTATCATCACTTTCGACCTAGCGCTTCTAGAAGAGAAAGCGAAATCTACGCTTACTCCAGTTGTTATCTCTAACATGGACGAAATCAAGGAGCTGAACAAGCTTTCTGGTTCTGTAACTGTTGGCGAAACTCCAGTTCTTAAAGTAACTAAGTAA
- a CDS encoding flagellin, giving the protein MAVNVNTNVSAMTAQRYLNNANSAQQTSMERLASGSKINSAKDDAAGLQISNRLNVQSRGLDVAVRNANDGISIAQTAEGAMNETTNILQRMRDLSLQSSNGSNSKSERVAIQEEVTALNDELNRIAETTSFGGNKLLNGTHGTKSFQIGADNGEAVMLQLKDMRSDNAQMGGKSYQTENAKDKDWNVQAGANDLKMSFTDNFGQAQEIDVSAKAGDDIEELATYINGQQDSVKASVTEDGKLQMFTGNNKVEGEVAFSGSLAGELGMQPGKDVTVDTIDVTSVGGAQESVAVIDAALKYVDSHRAELGAFQNRFDHAISNLDNINENVNASKSRIKDTDFAKETTQMTKSQILSQASSSILAQAKQAPNSALSLLG; this is encoded by the coding sequence ATGGCAGTGAATGTAAATACCAACGTTTCAGCGATGACAGCACAACGTTACCTAAACAACGCAAACAGCGCACAACAAACATCAATGGAGCGTCTAGCTTCAGGCTCTAAAATCAACAGCGCGAAAGATGACGCTGCGGGCCTACAAATCTCGAACCGTTTGAACGTTCAGAGTCGTGGTCTTGATGTTGCTGTACGTAACGCGAACGACGGTATCTCTATTGCACAAACTGCTGAAGGTGCAATGAACGAGACAACAAACATCCTGCAACGTATGCGTGATTTGTCTCTACAATCTTCAAACGGCTCAAACTCAAAATCTGAGCGTGTAGCGATTCAAGAAGAAGTAACAGCTCTGAACGACGAACTGAACCGTATCGCGGAAACCACGTCTTTTGGTGGCAACAAGCTGCTTAACGGTACTCACGGTACTAAATCATTCCAAATCGGTGCGGACAACGGTGAAGCGGTAATGCTTCAACTGAAAGACATGCGCTCTGATAACGCTCAGATGGGTGGTAAAAGCTACCAAACTGAGAACGCGAAAGATAAAGACTGGAATGTTCAAGCTGGCGCAAACGACCTAAAAATGTCGTTCACTGATAACTTCGGTCAAGCACAAGAAATCGATGTGTCTGCGAAAGCGGGCGACGACATTGAAGAGCTAGCAACGTACATCAACGGTCAACAAGACTCTGTTAAAGCGTCTGTAACTGAAGACGGTAAGCTACAAATGTTTACTGGTAACAACAAAGTTGAAGGCGAAGTGGCATTCTCTGGCAGCCTTGCTGGCGAACTAGGTATGCAACCTGGCAAAGACGTAACGGTTGATACTATCGACGTAACATCAGTTGGCGGCGCACAAGAATCTGTAGCAGTTATCGATGCGGCACTTAAGTACGTAGACAGCCACCGTGCTGAACTGGGTGCTTTCCAAAACCGTTTCGACCACGCTATCAGCAACTTAGACAACATTAACGAGAACGTTAACGCATCTAAGAGCCGTATTAAAGATACCGATTTCGCGAAAGAAACGACTCAGATGACTAAGTCTCAGATCCTTTCTCAAGCTTCAAGCTCGATCCTTGCTCAAGCGAAGCAAGCTCCGAACTCGGCACTTAGCCTACTAGGTTAA
- a CDS encoding flagellin, giving the protein MAITVNTNVSALVAQRNLSNANNMLNQSLERLASGSRINSAKDDAAGLQISNRLEAQMSGIDVAVRNANDGISIMQTAEGAMNETTNIMQRMRDLSLQASNGSNSQSERTAIQEEVTALNDELNRIAETTSFGGKKLLNGSFGSTSFQIGGSSGEAVQIGLKNMRTDDINMGGFSYVANGMASDSWEVESNQNDMTMSFTDRFGQPQEITINAKAGDDIEELATYINGQTDLVSASVNDEGQLQIYMSGEDTAGTISFSGSLASELSMSAGYYESVDDINVTDVGGAQRAVSILDTAMKYVDSHRSELGAMQNRFDHAINNLENVHENLATSNSRIKDTDYAKETTQMLKQQILQQVSTTILAQAKQAPNLALTLLG; this is encoded by the coding sequence ATGGCTATAACTGTTAATACAAATGTCTCAGCGCTGGTGGCCCAGAGAAACCTCTCTAATGCCAATAACATGCTGAACCAATCTTTGGAGCGCTTGGCTTCAGGGAGTCGTATTAATAGTGCAAAAGACGATGCGGCTGGCTTACAAATTTCGAATCGATTAGAAGCGCAGATGAGCGGCATTGATGTCGCGGTTCGAAACGCTAACGATGGAATCTCCATTATGCAGACAGCAGAAGGGGCGATGAATGAAACCACCAATATCATGCAACGCATGCGAGATTTGTCACTACAAGCGAGTAATGGTTCGAATAGCCAGTCGGAAAGGACGGCTATTCAAGAAGAAGTGACAGCTCTAAATGATGAGTTGAATCGAATTGCTGAAACCACCTCATTTGGCGGTAAAAAACTTCTTAACGGTAGTTTTGGTAGCACGTCATTTCAAATCGGTGGCAGTTCTGGTGAAGCTGTGCAGATAGGTTTGAAAAACATGCGAACCGATGACATCAATATGGGTGGTTTTAGCTATGTCGCCAATGGCATGGCAAGTGACTCGTGGGAAGTCGAATCCAACCAGAATGATATGACGATGTCGTTTACCGACCGTTTTGGTCAGCCACAAGAGATCACCATTAACGCGAAAGCGGGCGATGATATTGAAGAGTTGGCGACCTATATTAATGGCCAAACGGATCTGGTCTCGGCTTCAGTTAATGATGAAGGACAGCTTCAGATCTATATGTCTGGTGAAGACACGGCAGGCACGATCTCTTTCTCAGGTTCGTTAGCCAGTGAGCTTTCGATGTCGGCGGGTTATTACGAATCAGTCGATGACATCAATGTGACCGATGTGGGTGGCGCGCAGCGTGCAGTTTCTATTTTAGATACGGCGATGAAGTACGTGGATAGTCATCGCTCCGAACTCGGCGCAATGCAAAACCGCTTTGATCATGCGATTAATAATCTCGAAAATGTTCATGAGAACTTGGCGACATCCAACAGCCGAATCAAAGATACCGATTACGCCAAAGAGACCACTCAAATGCTCAAGCAGCAAATATTGCAGCAAGTGAGCACCACAATACTGGCTCAAGCAAAGCAAGCGCCGAATCTTGCTTTAACCTTGCTCGGTTAA
- a CDS encoding Dyp-type peroxidase, whose translation MLNVSNEQPNVQSAILPEAGPFALYVQLKVNANAANVLAEIQKIPALIEELNQTQPDANLTASVAFSKAFWDKFEQAAPSDLIDFPALGKGDVTAPSTLSDVLIHCHSNRHDLHFFILRKLLSEVAADVEVVDETYGYRFLDSRDMTDFVDGTENPKDEQRAEVAIVPEGEFSGGSYVMVQRFVHNLPAWNRLNVSAQEKVVGRTKPDSIELDDVPAASHVGRVDIKEEGKGLKIVRHSLPYGTATGDHGLLFIAYCNVRHNFDAMLESMYGVTDGKTDQLLRFTKAVTGAYYFAPSTDMLSALTVK comes from the coding sequence ATGCTTAATGTCTCAAATGAGCAGCCTAACGTTCAAAGTGCTATCTTGCCAGAAGCAGGGCCTTTCGCTCTTTACGTTCAACTAAAAGTGAATGCTAACGCTGCTAACGTATTAGCGGAAATTCAAAAGATTCCTGCGCTAATCGAAGAGCTCAACCAAACTCAACCAGATGCGAACTTAACGGCGTCAGTTGCGTTCTCAAAGGCTTTTTGGGATAAGTTCGAGCAAGCTGCTCCGTCTGACCTCATTGATTTCCCTGCGCTTGGGAAAGGTGATGTCACTGCACCGAGCACATTGTCTGATGTTCTGATTCACTGTCATTCAAATCGACACGATCTGCACTTTTTCATCCTACGTAAATTGCTATCTGAAGTAGCTGCGGACGTTGAAGTAGTTGACGAAACCTACGGTTACCGCTTCCTAGATTCACGTGACATGACCGACTTCGTTGATGGCACTGAAAACCCGAAAGACGAACAGCGCGCTGAAGTAGCGATTGTGCCTGAAGGTGAATTTTCGGGTGGTAGCTATGTGATGGTGCAACGTTTTGTACACAACCTACCTGCTTGGAATCGATTGAATGTATCGGCACAAGAGAAAGTCGTTGGTCGTACTAAGCCCGATTCAATTGAGCTAGACGATGTTCCCGCGGCTTCTCACGTTGGTCGTGTGGATATTAAAGAAGAAGGCAAGGGCCTTAAAATTGTTCGTCACAGCCTACCTTACGGCACAGCAACGGGCGACCACGGCCTATTGTTCATTGCTTACTGTAACGTTCGTCATAATTTTGATGCGATGCTAGAGAGTATGTACGGCGTGACAGATGGTAAAACAGACCAACTGCTTCGTTTTACTAAAGCGGTGACAGGCGCTTATTACTTTGCCCCGTCGACTGACATGTTGAGTGCATTAACGGTTAAGTAA
- a CDS encoding DUF2919 domain-containing protein — MRYSIEQYDKHGFLKAPILLWLGWLFLAKALVVFIVAGASRESGTDILEIIYPDHQMFYVGIALSIPILLLMWLFGLRTPERKRLNKVVSCGRWVTMVAILAQGSHTIYLIYLDNGWFRWSNGITLLLLLWLALFLTNSHAARDCFKVVELED; from the coding sequence GTGCGGTACTCCATAGAACAATACGACAAGCACGGCTTTTTAAAAGCCCCAATCCTATTATGGTTAGGTTGGCTATTTCTGGCGAAAGCTCTGGTCGTTTTCATTGTTGCAGGTGCAAGCCGAGAGTCGGGCACTGATATCCTCGAAATCATCTATCCAGATCATCAAATGTTTTATGTTGGGATTGCATTGAGTATTCCGATCTTGTTACTCATGTGGTTGTTTGGACTCAGAACACCAGAGAGAAAGCGCCTCAATAAAGTCGTATCTTGTGGGCGTTGGGTCACCATGGTGGCTATCTTGGCACAGGGGTCTCATACCATTTATTTAATCTATCTGGATAATGGATGGTTCCGTTGGTCAAATGGCATCACCCTGTTATTGCTCCTATGGTTAGCGCTTTTTCTAACCAATAGTCATGCCGCTAGGGATTGCTTTAAAGTGGTTGAGCTCGAAGACTGA
- a CDS encoding DUF2956 domain-containing protein — translation MKKKTNTPSVESQQEALKIAKATQKPAQTKEQTKLIAQGIEKGIALYKKQQKERGRQADKAKKRVQKEKQTLQANQDQDQEQNVESNKETTSNHASKLPWLLLFASWIGFAIYLMK, via the coding sequence ATGAAAAAGAAAACTAATACACCATCTGTTGAATCACAACAAGAAGCACTGAAGATAGCCAAAGCGACACAAAAGCCAGCTCAAACCAAAGAACAAACCAAGTTGATTGCTCAAGGTATCGAGAAAGGCATCGCACTCTATAAAAAGCAGCAGAAAGAACGTGGCCGCCAAGCCGATAAAGCTAAAAAACGCGTACAGAAAGAGAAGCAGACTCTGCAAGCGAACCAAGACCAAGACCAAGAACAGAATGTCGAATCGAACAAAGAAACAACATCAAATCACGCCAGTAAATTGCCGTGGTTGTTATTGTTCGCAAGCTGGATAGGCTTCGCGATTTATTTGATGAAATAA
- a CDS encoding DUF4156 domain-containing protein has protein sequence MKKELIALAMSSVLLGCTTPTSMPHSEADNVQMDFHGLINIAQCEYKGEVTGSEGHWYSYLFYPNDTLIQGAMNELKSNTIELGADTVIFTLPQDFSTSVTMLGTAYLCN, from the coding sequence ATGAAAAAGGAATTAATCGCTTTGGCTATGAGTAGCGTGCTACTTGGTTGCACGACACCGACATCAATGCCTCATAGCGAAGCTGACAACGTGCAAATGGATTTCCACGGCCTTATCAATATTGCGCAGTGCGAGTATAAAGGGGAAGTCACTGGCAGCGAGGGCCATTGGTATAGTTACCTGTTTTACCCAAACGACACCTTGATTCAGGGCGCCATGAATGAGCTCAAGTCAAATACGATTGAGCTAGGTGCAGATACCGTGATATTTACACTCCCCCAAGACTTTTCCACTTCCGTGACTATGTTGGGCACTGCCTATCTGTGTAATTAG
- a CDS encoding winged helix-turn-helix domain-containing protein, protein MELSPVFARRLYLALLVESLDRPNVPKLIEKTGWPRRTIQDVLKALPGIGIELMFVQDGRRHNDGYYQLSDWGPFDSQWVIQRKGDIATSLGFSA, encoded by the coding sequence ATGGAGTTGAGTCCTGTTTTTGCAAGGCGGCTATATTTAGCATTGTTAGTGGAAAGCCTTGATAGGCCAAATGTGCCTAAACTCATCGAAAAAACGGGTTGGCCTCGTCGTACTATTCAAGATGTACTCAAGGCGTTACCGGGGATCGGTATCGAACTTATGTTTGTTCAAGATGGGCGACGTCATAATGATGGCTATTACCAGTTATCCGACTGGGGTCCATTTGACAGTCAATGGGTTATCCAACGTAAAGGCGATATAGCAACAAGCCTTGGATTTAGTGCATAA
- a CDS encoding ArsC family reductase — protein MTITMFGIPNCDTIKKAKKWLEAEGIKFEFHDYRKQGITEELVTTFCSELGWELVLNKRGTTYRQLSQEQKDTLTEDKAVTLLVEQPAMIKRPILKVDGKLHIGFKADQYAAIFA, from the coding sequence ATGACTATCACTATGTTTGGCATTCCGAACTGCGACACCATTAAAAAAGCAAAGAAATGGCTCGAAGCTGAAGGGATCAAGTTCGAATTTCACGATTATCGCAAACAAGGCATCACTGAAGAGTTGGTTACGACCTTCTGTTCAGAACTTGGCTGGGAACTTGTATTGAACAAACGTGGTACGACTTATCGCCAACTTTCACAAGAACAGAAAGATACATTAACGGAAGACAAAGCCGTGACTCTGCTTGTTGAGCAACCAGCAATGATTAAGCGACCAATACTAAAAGTAGACGGTAAGCTTCATATCGGATTTAAAGCCGACCAATACGCAGCTATTTTTGCTTAG
- the dapE gene encoding succinyl-diaminopimelate desuccinylase has translation MTDSPTLALAKDLISRQSVTPEDAGCQDLMIERLKALGFEIEVMVFEDTTNFWARRGTEAPLFAFAGHTDVVPAGPIEQWNTKPFEPTIVDGFLHGRGAADMKGSLASMIVAVEQFIAKHPDHSGSIGFLITSDEEGPFINGTVRVVEALMARGENIDMCIVGEPSSTEYVGDVVKNGRRGSITGDLTVKGTQGHVAYPHLANNPVHSSLLAINELATTEWDKGNDYFPPTSFQIPNVSAGTGASNVIPGEFNVQFNLRFSTELNNDIIVERVTNTLDKYDFEYDLKWTFNGDPFLTDAGSLLDAIVDAVGHVNDVKPALLTTGGTSDGRFIARMKGQVVELGPVNATIHKVNECVKVADLEKLTDMYERTLVNLFAK, from the coding sequence ATGACAGATAGCCCAACTTTGGCTCTGGCAAAAGACCTCATTAGCCGTCAATCGGTAACACCAGAAGATGCAGGTTGCCAAGACCTGATGATTGAACGCTTAAAAGCACTCGGTTTTGAAATCGAAGTGATGGTATTTGAAGATACGACGAACTTTTGGGCTCGCCGTGGTACAGAGGCGCCTCTGTTTGCCTTTGCTGGCCACACTGATGTTGTACCTGCAGGCCCAATTGAGCAATGGAACACTAAACCATTCGAACCGACTATCGTAGATGGTTTCCTGCACGGTCGCGGCGCGGCAGATATGAAAGGTTCTCTGGCTTCAATGATTGTTGCTGTCGAGCAGTTCATTGCTAAACACCCGGACCACAGCGGCTCAATCGGTTTCCTTATCACGTCAGATGAAGAAGGTCCTTTCATCAACGGTACGGTACGTGTTGTTGAAGCACTGATGGCTCGTGGCGAGAACATCGACATGTGTATTGTGGGTGAACCATCAAGTACTGAGTACGTCGGTGATGTCGTGAAAAACGGCCGTCGTGGTTCTATCACTGGTGACCTAACAGTTAAAGGCACACAAGGTCATGTTGCTTACCCTCACCTAGCGAACAACCCGGTACACAGCTCTCTGCTTGCGATCAATGAACTGGCTACTACCGAGTGGGATAAAGGTAATGACTACTTCCCACCAACAAGCTTCCAGATCCCAAATGTAAGTGCGGGCACAGGCGCATCAAACGTGATTCCTGGTGAGTTTAATGTTCAGTTTAACCTTCGTTTTAGCACAGAGTTAAACAACGACATCATCGTTGAGAGAGTCACAAATACACTCGACAAATACGATTTCGAATACGATTTGAAATGGACATTCAATGGCGACCCGTTCTTAACAGACGCAGGCTCACTGCTTGATGCTATTGTTGATGCCGTTGGCCACGTTAATGACGTAAAACCAGCACTACTGACTACAGGTGGTACATCTGACGGGCGCTTTATTGCGCGCATGAAAGGGCAAGTCGTAGAGCTAGGTCCGGTTAATGCCACCATTCACAAGGTTAACGAATGCGTGAAAGTGGCTGACTTAGAGAAGCTAACCGACATGTATGAGAGAACATTAGTGAACCTGTTCGCTAAATAG
- a CDS encoding M15 family metallopeptidase, whose translation MTPEQLTGQSDSHLEPNLIGTKTFLVHSNVKDDLNSLIEAAQLAGFKMEIASGFRDYERQSLIWNRKFSGEAPILDSESQPLDASRLSEQQKLSAILRWSALPGASRHHWGCDFDVFARNHLPEGTQLQLEPWEYLTGHQQAFYQWLVANASQFGFFFPYSQDLGGVAIEPWHISHRKVSELCLSQLSPSLLGKQLQSKPILGYEIIMEQLDEIYARFVANISH comes from the coding sequence ATGACACCAGAGCAGCTTACCGGGCAATCAGATTCTCATCTGGAACCTAACCTGATTGGCACCAAGACATTCTTGGTTCACAGTAATGTCAAAGATGACCTAAACAGTTTGATTGAAGCTGCTCAACTCGCTGGCTTTAAAATGGAGATTGCCAGTGGCTTTCGCGACTATGAAAGGCAATCTCTGATTTGGAACCGTAAGTTTTCTGGTGAAGCACCAATATTAGACTCAGAAAGCCAACCACTTGATGCTTCAAGACTCAGTGAACAGCAAAAGTTGTCAGCGATACTGAGGTGGTCTGCACTGCCTGGGGCGAGTCGTCACCATTGGGGTTGTGACTTTGATGTCTTTGCTCGTAATCACTTGCCTGAAGGCACACAGCTGCAACTGGAACCATGGGAATACCTTACTGGCCACCAGCAAGCGTTTTACCAATGGCTTGTTGCCAATGCATCTCAATTTGGGTTCTTCTTTCCGTACAGTCAAGACCTCGGCGGTGTGGCGATAGAACCTTGGCATATCAGCCATCGAAAAGTATCGGAGTTGTGTTTATCACAGTTATCTCCCTCTTTACTTGGCAAGCAACTCCAATCTAAGCCAATATTAGGGTATGAGATTATTATGGAGCAGCTAGACGAGATCTATGCGCGCTTCGTGGCGAATATCAGTCATTAG
- a CDS encoding DUF2897 family protein: protein MLEWLTNPWVIIIIVVSVVVGNIAALKQTANMDLTGRNKTEKDLDKLNQLDKQNQDKAQKDESTDNKDA from the coding sequence ATGTTGGAGTGGCTTACAAACCCTTGGGTTATCATCATCATCGTGGTTAGCGTTGTGGTGGGTAATATTGCTGCGCTCAAACAGACCGCCAATATGGATCTGACTGGTCGTAACAAAACAGAGAAAGACTTAGACAAGCTCAATCAATTGGATAAACAGAACCAAGATAAAGCTCAAAAAGATGAGTCTACGGACAACAAAGACGCTTAA
- the bamC gene encoding outer membrane protein assembly factor BamC — protein MKYSHQLVIGSLAVFVLTACSGSPTQRRQAKDDFEYLETPEFSQWQLPEDAQPQFYPNFDIPNGEFSGGTGREVDIRPPQQVLELIPGARSERQNGEVTLWLLRAEEADRVWQTAVDMLAQRGIGIREQSENDIETDWVTWVSEDEEVEIGSRYSISRFQANNRHGFKINLIDWREGSEEKPVSATNKERYNAFLTNLVMAKYDENLRAEAALKAQELVKRIPISMGADRSGFPVIIARTPYNVLWQRLPTLLPTMGFELEERNQSQGTVKAKYAAPDDEFWETIGLQPIDLAPGTYTFLFGDLGNRTSINVTDASGKPVEEALLKSMVPVLAHVADQTKDDKEADAE, from the coding sequence ATGAAGTATTCTCACCAGCTAGTGATTGGATCACTGGCTGTTTTCGTTCTTACAGCATGTTCTGGCAGCCCGACTCAACGTCGCCAAGCCAAAGATGATTTCGAATACTTAGAAACACCTGAGTTTTCACAATGGCAGCTGCCTGAAGATGCTCAACCTCAGTTCTATCCCAATTTTGACATCCCAAACGGTGAGTTCAGTGGTGGTACAGGCCGTGAAGTGGATATTCGTCCGCCGCAACAGGTTCTTGAGCTGATCCCAGGAGCTCGATCTGAGCGTCAGAATGGTGAAGTGACACTATGGCTTCTTCGTGCTGAAGAAGCAGACCGCGTGTGGCAAACGGCTGTAGATATGCTGGCACAACGTGGCATTGGTATTCGTGAACAGTCAGAAAACGATATTGAGACCGATTGGGTTACTTGGGTTTCTGAAGATGAAGAAGTAGAGATCGGCAGTCGCTACTCTATCTCTCGTTTCCAAGCGAACAACCGCCATGGCTTCAAAATCAACCTTATCGATTGGCGTGAAGGCTCTGAAGAGAAGCCGGTATCGGCAACCAATAAGGAGCGTTACAACGCGTTCTTAACGAACCTAGTGATGGCTAAGTACGATGAAAACCTTCGTGCTGAAGCGGCGTTGAAAGCACAAGAGTTGGTTAAACGCATTCCAATCTCAATGGGTGCTGACCGCAGTGGCTTCCCTGTGATCATTGCTCGTACTCCATACAATGTATTGTGGCAGCGTTTGCCTACCTTGCTACCGACGATGGGCTTTGAGCTTGAAGAGCGTAACCAGTCTCAAGGTACTGTAAAAGCTAAGTATGCTGCACCAGATGATGAATTCTGGGAAACAATTGGCCTACAACCCATTGATTTGGCTCCAGGCACTTACACCTTCTTGTTTGGTGATCTTGGTAACCGTACGTCAATTAACGTAACGGATGCATCAGGTAAACCAGTAGAAGAAGCGTTACTTAAGTCTATGGTACCGGTATTAGCACATGTTGCTGACCAAACCAAAGATGACAAAGAAGCTGATGCAGAGTAA